Proteins co-encoded in one Populus trichocarpa isolate Nisqually-1 chromosome 10, P.trichocarpa_v4.1, whole genome shotgun sequence genomic window:
- the LOC7498060 gene encoding VAN3-binding protein isoform X1, producing MDKPIAETWRPEPAHFRPPETPREPMEFLSRSWSLSALEVSKALAPPQMVFSSKTNPCGAGGMIQEDIIGELEESGATVSGNPFSFASSETSQMVLERIMSQSQEVSPRTSGRLSHSSGPLNGSLTDSPPVSPSEMDDVKYSRSNNPHNTQFRAPAVTPGGNAITAAATGGGGGGKTVGRWLKDRREKKKEETRAHNAQLHAAISVAGVAAAIAAIAAATAASSGAGKDEQMAKTDMAVASAATLVAAQCVEAAEAMGAEREHLASVVNSAVNVRSAGDIMTLTAAAATALRGAATLKARALKEVWNIAAVIPVDKGLAVAGGNGSNGSSNGSFSGELVPEENFLGICSRELLARGCELLKRTRKGDLHWKIVSVYVNRMNQVMLKMKSKHVAGTITKKKKNVVLAVIKDMPAWPGRHLLEGGEHRRYFGLKTLQRGVVEFECMNQKEYDLWTQGVSRLLSIAAEKGNRHRV from the exons ATGGACAAACCCATAGCAGAGACATGGCGACCGGAACCGGCCCATTTCCGGCCACCGGAAACACCACGTGAGCCCATGGAGTTTCTTTCACGTTCATGGAGCTTGTCAGCGTTGGAGGTATCAAAAGCCCTGGCTCCACCACAGATGGTTTTCTCAAGCAAGACCAACCCATGTGGTGCTGGTGGTATGATACAGGAGGATATTATTGGAGAGTTAGAAGAGAGTGGTGCTACTGTTTCTGGAAACCcgttttcttttgcttcctctgagACTTCCCAGATGGTCTTGGAAAGAATCATGTCACAGTCG CAGGAGGTATCTCCACGCACTTCAGGCAGACTCTCCCATAGCAGTGGACCTCTCAATGGTTCCTTAACGGACAGCCCTCCTGTTTCCCCTTCTGAAATGGATGATGtcaag TATTCTCGATCCAACAACCCTCACAACACACAATTCCGTGCACCTGCGGTAACTCCTGGTGGCAATGCCATCACAGCCGCCGCCacgggtggtggtggtggtggtaagaCTGTTGGTAGGTGGTTGAAGGACAGgagggagaagaaaaaggaggagACTCGAGCCCATAATGCGCAGCTTCATGCTGCGATATCTGTGGCAGGGGTTGCTGCTGCCATTGCTGCAATTGCGGCTGCAACAGCTGCCTCTTCGGGGGCTGGGAAAGATGAGCAAATGGCAAAGACTGACATGGCGGTGGCATCAGCTGCAACATTGGTGGCTGCACAATGCGTGGAGGCAGCAGAGGCCATGGGGGCAGAGCGTGAGCACCTTGCATCTGTTGTGAACTCTGCCGTGAATGTGCGTTCTGCTGGTGATATCATGACATtaactgctgctgctgcaacag CGTTACGTGGTGCAGCAACATTGAAGGCGAGAGCATTAAAGGAAGTCTGGAATATTGCAGCGGTCATTCCCGTGGACAAAGGATTAGCTGTAGCTGGTGGAAATGGCAGTAATGGTAGTTCTAATGGTAGTTTCAGTGGTGAACTGGTGCCTGAAGAAAATTTCTTAGGCATATGCAGCAGGGAATTGCTTGCCAGAGGCTGTGAGCTACTCAAGCGCACTCGCAAAG GTGACCTTCACTGGAAGATAGTTTCTGTTTATGTCAACCGAATGAATCAG GTTATGTTGAAGATGAAGAGCAAACATGTAGCTGGGACCAtaacgaaaaagaaaaaga ATGTGGTGTTGGCGGTGATCAAAGATATGCCCGCCTGGCCAGGCCGCCACTTGCTAGAGGGTGGTGAGCATCGACGGTATTTCGGTTTGAAGACTTTGCAACGGGGTGTTGTCGAATTCGAGTGCATGAACCAGAAGGAATATGATCTCTGGACTCAAGGTGTCTCGAGACTTCTCTCCATAGCAGCAGAAAAGGGCAACAGACATAGAGTGTGA
- the LOC7498060 gene encoding VAN3-binding protein isoform X2, producing the protein MDKPIAETWRPEPAHFRPPETPREPMEFLSRSWSLSALEVSKALAPPQMVFSSKTNPCGAGGMIQEDIIGELEESGATVSGNPFSFASSETSQMVLERIMSQSEVSPRTSGRLSHSSGPLNGSLTDSPPVSPSEMDDVKYSRSNNPHNTQFRAPAVTPGGNAITAAATGGGGGGKTVGRWLKDRREKKKEETRAHNAQLHAAISVAGVAAAIAAIAAATAASSGAGKDEQMAKTDMAVASAATLVAAQCVEAAEAMGAEREHLASVVNSAVNVRSAGDIMTLTAAAATALRGAATLKARALKEVWNIAAVIPVDKGLAVAGGNGSNGSSNGSFSGELVPEENFLGICSRELLARGCELLKRTRKGDLHWKIVSVYVNRMNQVMLKMKSKHVAGTITKKKKNVVLAVIKDMPAWPGRHLLEGGEHRRYFGLKTLQRGVVEFECMNQKEYDLWTQGVSRLLSIAAEKGNRHRV; encoded by the exons ATGGACAAACCCATAGCAGAGACATGGCGACCGGAACCGGCCCATTTCCGGCCACCGGAAACACCACGTGAGCCCATGGAGTTTCTTTCACGTTCATGGAGCTTGTCAGCGTTGGAGGTATCAAAAGCCCTGGCTCCACCACAGATGGTTTTCTCAAGCAAGACCAACCCATGTGGTGCTGGTGGTATGATACAGGAGGATATTATTGGAGAGTTAGAAGAGAGTGGTGCTACTGTTTCTGGAAACCcgttttcttttgcttcctctgagACTTCCCAGATGGTCTTGGAAAGAATCATGTCACAGTCG GAGGTATCTCCACGCACTTCAGGCAGACTCTCCCATAGCAGTGGACCTCTCAATGGTTCCTTAACGGACAGCCCTCCTGTTTCCCCTTCTGAAATGGATGATGtcaag TATTCTCGATCCAACAACCCTCACAACACACAATTCCGTGCACCTGCGGTAACTCCTGGTGGCAATGCCATCACAGCCGCCGCCacgggtggtggtggtggtggtaagaCTGTTGGTAGGTGGTTGAAGGACAGgagggagaagaaaaaggaggagACTCGAGCCCATAATGCGCAGCTTCATGCTGCGATATCTGTGGCAGGGGTTGCTGCTGCCATTGCTGCAATTGCGGCTGCAACAGCTGCCTCTTCGGGGGCTGGGAAAGATGAGCAAATGGCAAAGACTGACATGGCGGTGGCATCAGCTGCAACATTGGTGGCTGCACAATGCGTGGAGGCAGCAGAGGCCATGGGGGCAGAGCGTGAGCACCTTGCATCTGTTGTGAACTCTGCCGTGAATGTGCGTTCTGCTGGTGATATCATGACATtaactgctgctgctgcaacag CGTTACGTGGTGCAGCAACATTGAAGGCGAGAGCATTAAAGGAAGTCTGGAATATTGCAGCGGTCATTCCCGTGGACAAAGGATTAGCTGTAGCTGGTGGAAATGGCAGTAATGGTAGTTCTAATGGTAGTTTCAGTGGTGAACTGGTGCCTGAAGAAAATTTCTTAGGCATATGCAGCAGGGAATTGCTTGCCAGAGGCTGTGAGCTACTCAAGCGCACTCGCAAAG GTGACCTTCACTGGAAGATAGTTTCTGTTTATGTCAACCGAATGAATCAG GTTATGTTGAAGATGAAGAGCAAACATGTAGCTGGGACCAtaacgaaaaagaaaaaga ATGTGGTGTTGGCGGTGATCAAAGATATGCCCGCCTGGCCAGGCCGCCACTTGCTAGAGGGTGGTGAGCATCGACGGTATTTCGGTTTGAAGACTTTGCAACGGGGTGTTGTCGAATTCGAGTGCATGAACCAGAAGGAATATGATCTCTGGACTCAAGGTGTCTCGAGACTTCTCTCCATAGCAGCAGAAAAGGGCAACAGACATAGAGTGTGA